A single window of Streptomyces cathayae DNA harbors:
- a CDS encoding RecB family exonuclease: METSTEGAGRPDSMPVVAADPPVVAGAPPEVAAAPPVSLSPSRAGDFMQCPLLYRFRVIDRLPEKPSEAATRGTLVHAVLERLFDAPAAERTAPRAKQLVPGQWDRLRESRPEVAELFAEDPEGERLARWLAEAELLVERWFTLEDPSRLEPAERELFVEAELDSGLRLRGIIDRVDVAPTGEVRLVDYKTGKAPRPQYAEDALFQMKFYALVVWRLKQVIPRRLQLVYLGSGDVLTYDPVRADLERVERKLLALWEAIRLATETGDWRPRPTKLCGWCDHQAHCPEFGGTPPPYPLPVRASGPAPAGAPRRREGQGTQGTMGAD, from the coding sequence ATGGAGACGAGCACCGAGGGCGCGGGACGGCCCGACAGCATGCCGGTCGTGGCGGCGGATCCGCCGGTGGTGGCCGGGGCCCCGCCCGAAGTGGCCGCCGCGCCACCCGTCTCGCTGTCCCCGTCGCGTGCCGGTGACTTCATGCAGTGTCCGCTGCTGTACCGGTTCCGGGTCATCGACCGCCTGCCGGAGAAACCGAGCGAGGCGGCGACCCGGGGCACGCTGGTGCACGCGGTGCTGGAGCGCCTCTTCGACGCCCCGGCCGCCGAGCGCACGGCACCGCGGGCGAAGCAGCTGGTCCCGGGCCAGTGGGACCGGCTGCGGGAGTCGAGGCCGGAGGTCGCGGAGCTGTTCGCCGAGGACCCGGAGGGTGAGCGGCTGGCGCGCTGGCTGGCGGAGGCGGAGCTGCTGGTCGAGCGCTGGTTCACCCTGGAGGATCCGAGCCGGCTGGAGCCCGCCGAGCGGGAGCTGTTCGTCGAGGCCGAGCTGGATTCCGGGCTGAGGTTGCGCGGCATCATCGACCGGGTGGATGTGGCGCCCACCGGCGAGGTGCGGCTCGTCGACTACAAGACGGGCAAGGCGCCCCGGCCTCAGTACGCGGAGGACGCGCTGTTCCAGATGAAGTTCTACGCCCTGGTGGTGTGGCGGCTGAAGCAGGTGATCCCGCGCCGGCTGCAACTCGTGTACCTGGGCAGCGGTGATGTGCTGACGTACGACCCGGTCCGCGCCGATCTGGAGCGCGTGGAGCGCAAGTTGCTGGCCCTGTGGGAGGCGATCCGGCTGGCCACGGAGACGGGTGACTGGCGGCCACGTCCCACCAAGCTGTGCGGCTGGTGCGACCACCAGGCGCACTGCCCGGAGTTCGGCGGCACTCCCCCGCCGTATCCGCTGCCGGTACGGGCGTCCGGGCCGGCTCCGGCCGGTGCGCCCCGGAGGCGGGAGGGGCAGGGCACGCAGGGCACAATGGGGGCGGACTAG
- a CDS encoding site-2 protease family protein, producing the protein MDASGGGGQPRSGNDEPDERHMRATEGRPPTDGGRLDPPETAPSTPDDRTDDRDPSASGDAPSRTGGAPAETGEPSAPADTDGATPRNGEQPARPPAPDTDAHPQNPRSPDDGWSEPPAPAGAPSERAPRDDGHRSAPSEPHGTDRTLAHSGSGKGPAPRPPEQQRGGLLMGRPFGVPVYVAPSWFLVAILITWVFGGQIDRVLPELGAASYLVSLFFAVAFYASVLVHELAHTLAALRFKLPVRRIQLQFFGGVSEIEKEAETPGREFVLAFVGPLLSLVLSGLFYVALLAVEPSSVPGVLLAGLMISNLIVAVFNLLPGLPLDGGRMLRAVVWKLTGKPMSGTIAAAWVGRVLAVSVLIGLPLLTQSGALGSAAEDSVGMDTVLDALLAAILAAIIWTGAGNSLRMARLREHLPELRARALTRRAVPVETDTPLSEALRRANAAGARALVVVDPDGTPLSLVREAAIVGVPEHRRPWVPVSGLAQDLTDGMRVSAELAGEDLLEALRAAPATEYLVVETTGEIYGVLSAADVERAFVKAMARPA; encoded by the coding sequence GTGGACGCAAGCGGCGGAGGCGGGCAGCCGCGATCCGGCAACGACGAGCCGGACGAGCGCCACATGAGGGCCACGGAGGGCCGACCCCCCACGGACGGGGGCCGCCTCGACCCGCCCGAAACCGCCCCGAGCACCCCCGACGACCGCACCGACGACCGTGATCCGTCGGCCTCCGGCGACGCTCCGTCACGGACCGGAGGCGCCCCGGCGGAGACCGGGGAGCCCTCGGCCCCGGCGGACACCGACGGGGCCACGCCCCGGAACGGGGAGCAGCCCGCGCGACCTCCTGCCCCGGACACCGACGCCCACCCGCAGAACCCGCGGTCCCCGGACGACGGCTGGTCCGAGCCCCCTGCCCCCGCGGGTGCTCCGTCCGAGAGGGCTCCGCGGGACGACGGTCACCGGTCCGCGCCCTCCGAGCCCCACGGCACCGACCGCACCCTCGCCCACTCCGGATCCGGCAAGGGGCCCGCACCGCGTCCCCCGGAGCAGCAGCGCGGTGGACTGCTGATGGGACGCCCGTTCGGCGTGCCCGTCTACGTCGCCCCCAGCTGGTTCCTCGTCGCCATCCTGATCACCTGGGTGTTCGGCGGCCAGATCGACCGTGTGCTGCCCGAACTCGGCGCCGCCAGCTATCTGGTCTCGCTGTTCTTCGCCGTCGCCTTCTACGCCTCCGTACTCGTCCACGAACTCGCCCACACGCTCGCCGCCCTCCGCTTCAAGCTGCCGGTGCGCCGCATCCAGCTCCAGTTCTTCGGCGGCGTCTCCGAGATCGAGAAGGAGGCGGAGACTCCCGGTCGGGAGTTCGTACTCGCCTTCGTCGGCCCCCTGCTCTCCCTCGTCCTGTCCGGCCTGTTCTACGTCGCCCTGCTCGCCGTCGAACCCAGCTCCGTCCCCGGCGTCCTGCTGGCCGGCCTGATGATCTCCAACCTCATCGTGGCCGTCTTCAACCTCCTGCCCGGCCTCCCCCTCGACGGCGGACGCATGCTCCGCGCGGTCGTCTGGAAACTCACCGGCAAGCCGATGAGCGGCACCATCGCCGCCGCCTGGGTGGGCCGCGTCCTCGCCGTCTCCGTCCTGATCGGCCTTCCCCTGCTCACCCAGTCCGGAGCCCTCGGCTCCGCCGCCGAGGACAGCGTCGGTATGGACACCGTCCTCGACGCGCTGCTCGCCGCCATCCTCGCCGCGATCATCTGGACCGGCGCCGGCAACAGCCTGCGCATGGCCCGCCTGCGCGAACACCTTCCCGAACTGCGCGCCCGCGCCCTCACCCGCCGTGCGGTGCCCGTCGAGACGGACACCCCGCTCTCCGAGGCGCTGCGCCGCGCCAACGCCGCCGGCGCCCGGGCCCTCGTCGTCGTCGACCCCGACGGCACCCCGCTCTCCCTGGTGCGCGAGGCCGCCATCGTCGGCGTACCCGAACACCGCCGCCCCTGGGTCCCGGTCAGCGGGCTCGCCCAGGACCTCACCGACGGCATGCGCGTCTCCGCCGAGCTCGCGGGAGAGGACCTCCTCGAGGCCCTGCGCGCCGCCCCCGCCACCGAGTACCTGGTCGTCGAGACCACCGGCGAGATCTACGGCGTCCTGTCCGCGGCCGACGTGGAACGAGCCTTCGTCAAGGCCATGGCCCGCCCCGCCTGA
- a CDS encoding tRNA (adenine-N1)-methyltransferase, with product MSEPTGAARRRGPFKVGDQVQLTDPKGRHYTFTLEAGKNFHTHKGSFPHDELIGAPEGSVVRTTGNVAYLALRPLLPDYVLSMPRGAAVVYPKDAGQILAFADIFPGARVVEAGVGSGSLSSFLLRAIGDQGMLHSYERREDFAEIAQANVERYFGGPHPAWQLTVGDLQDNLSDTEVDRVILDMLAPWECLEAVSKALVPGGILCCYVATTTQLARTVESIREIGSFNEPTAWESMIRNWHIEGLAVRPDHRMIGHTGFLLTARRLADGVEPPMRRRRPAKGAYGEDYSGPNADAGAAR from the coding sequence ATGTCCGAACCGACCGGTGCCGCCCGCCGCCGTGGGCCCTTCAAGGTCGGGGACCAGGTACAGCTGACCGACCCCAAGGGTCGCCACTACACGTTCACGCTCGAGGCCGGGAAGAACTTCCACACCCACAAGGGTTCCTTCCCCCACGACGAACTGATCGGCGCACCCGAGGGCAGCGTTGTCCGCACCACCGGGAACGTCGCCTACCTCGCGCTGCGCCCCCTGCTCCCCGACTACGTCCTGTCCATGCCCCGCGGGGCAGCCGTCGTCTACCCCAAGGACGCGGGGCAGATCCTGGCCTTCGCCGACATCTTCCCCGGCGCCCGCGTCGTGGAGGCAGGCGTGGGCTCCGGCTCGCTCAGCAGCTTCCTGCTGCGCGCCATCGGCGACCAGGGCATGCTGCACAGTTACGAACGCCGCGAGGATTTCGCCGAGATCGCCCAGGCCAACGTGGAGCGCTACTTCGGCGGCCCGCACCCCGCCTGGCAGCTCACCGTCGGCGACCTCCAGGACAATCTGTCCGACACCGAGGTCGACCGCGTCATCCTCGACATGCTCGCCCCCTGGGAATGCCTGGAGGCCGTCTCCAAGGCGCTCGTCCCCGGCGGCATCCTCTGCTGCTACGTCGCGACCACGACCCAGCTCGCCCGGACCGTCGAGTCCATCCGCGAGATCGGCTCCTTCAACGAGCCGACGGCCTGGGAATCCATGATCCGCAACTGGCACATCGAGGGACTGGCCGTCCGCCCGGACCACCGGATGATCGGCCACACCGGCTTCCTGCTCACCGCCCGCCGCCTCGCCGACGGGGTCGAGCCCCCCATGCGCCGACGCCGCCCCGCCAAGGGCGCCTACGGCGAGGACTACTCGGGACCCAACGCCGACGCGGGCGCCGCCCGCTGA
- a CDS encoding ferredoxin, with translation MQQEAGVDAEALEVWIDQDLCTGDGICAQYAPEVFELDIDGLAYVKGPDDELLQTEGATARVPLPVLTDVVDSAKECPGECIHVRRVADGVEVYGPDAG, from the coding sequence GTGCAGCAGGAGGCCGGAGTCGACGCCGAGGCCCTGGAGGTCTGGATCGACCAGGACCTGTGTACCGGTGACGGCATCTGCGCGCAGTACGCGCCCGAGGTGTTCGAGCTGGACATCGACGGTCTGGCTTATGTGAAGGGCCCGGACGACGAGTTGTTGCAGACCGAGGGGGCGACGGCGCGGGTGCCGCTGCCGGTCCTCACGGATGTGGTCGATTCGGCGAAGGAGTGCCCGGGCGAGTGCATCCACGTGCGACGCGTGGCCGACGGTGTGGAGGTGTACGGCCCGGACGCCGGGTGA
- the arc gene encoding proteasome ATPase, whose protein sequence is MAAHDDDMNRGIRPGRGSDDPAGQIAYLEQEIAVLRRKLADSPRHTRILEERIVELQTNLAGVSAQNERLAGTLREARDQIVALKEEVDRLAQPPAGFGVFLLANEDGTADIFTGGRKLRVNVSPSVDLDELRRGQEVMLNEALNVVEAMEFERVGDIVTLKEILEDGERALVLGHTDEERVVRLAEPLLGITIRPGDALLLEPRSGYVYEIVPKSEVEELVLEEVPDIGYEQIGGLGNQIEAIRDAVELPYLYPDLFREHELRPPKGVLLYGPPGCGKTLIAKAVANSLAKKVAEVTGQAAGKSFFLNIKGPELLNKYVGETERQIRLVFQRAREKASEGTPVIVFFDEMESLFRTRGSGVSSDVENTIVPQLLAEIDGVEGLENVVVIGASNREDMIDPAILRPGRLDVKIKIERPDAEAAKDIFGKYLTQRLPLHGDDVAEHGGDRGTTVQSMIQTAVEQMYAESEENRFLEVTYANGDKEVLYFKDFNSGAMIENIVGRAKKMAIKDFLEKSQKGLRVSHLLQACVDEFKENEDLPNTTNPDDWARISGKKGERIVYIRTLITGKQGADTGRSIDTVANTGQYL, encoded by the coding sequence GTGGCAGCCCACGACGACGACATGAACCGCGGCATCCGCCCGGGACGCGGGTCCGACGACCCGGCCGGGCAGATCGCCTATCTCGAGCAGGAGATCGCCGTCCTGCGCCGCAAGCTCGCCGACTCTCCGCGACACACGAGGATTCTCGAAGAGCGGATCGTCGAGCTGCAGACCAACCTGGCCGGCGTGTCCGCCCAGAACGAACGACTCGCCGGAACGCTCCGCGAGGCCCGCGACCAGATCGTGGCCCTCAAGGAGGAAGTGGACCGGCTGGCCCAGCCGCCGGCCGGCTTCGGAGTTTTCCTCCTGGCGAACGAGGACGGCACCGCCGACATCTTCACCGGCGGCAGAAAGCTCCGGGTGAACGTCAGCCCGAGCGTCGACCTCGACGAGCTCCGGCGCGGCCAGGAAGTGATGCTCAACGAAGCGCTCAACGTGGTCGAGGCCATGGAGTTCGAGCGCGTGGGCGACATCGTCACCCTCAAGGAGATCCTCGAGGACGGGGAACGCGCCCTCGTCCTCGGCCACACCGACGAGGAGCGGGTGGTCCGGCTCGCCGAACCCCTGCTGGGCATCACCATCCGCCCCGGTGACGCCCTCCTGCTCGAACCCCGCTCCGGGTACGTCTACGAGATCGTCCCGAAGAGCGAGGTCGAGGAGCTCGTCCTCGAAGAGGTCCCCGACATCGGCTACGAGCAGATCGGCGGCCTCGGCAACCAGATCGAAGCCATCCGCGACGCCGTCGAGCTGCCCTACCTCTACCCGGACCTGTTCAGGGAGCACGAACTGCGCCCGCCCAAGGGCGTACTGCTCTACGGGCCTCCCGGATGCGGCAAGACGCTCATCGCCAAGGCCGTCGCCAACTCGCTGGCCAAGAAGGTCGCCGAGGTCACCGGCCAGGCCGCCGGCAAGAGCTTCTTCCTCAACATCAAGGGCCCCGAGCTGCTGAACAAGTACGTCGGCGAGACCGAGCGGCAGATCCGCCTGGTCTTCCAGCGGGCCCGTGAGAAGGCCAGCGAGGGCACCCCCGTCATCGTCTTCTTCGACGAGATGGAATCCCTCTTCCGCACCCGCGGCTCCGGCGTCAGCTCCGACGTGGAGAACACCATCGTCCCGCAGCTCCTCGCCGAGATCGACGGCGTGGAGGGCCTGGAGAACGTGGTCGTGATCGGTGCCTCCAACCGTGAGGACATGATCGACCCCGCCATCCTGCGGCCCGGCCGGCTCGATGTGAAGATCAAGATCGAACGTCCGGACGCCGAGGCGGCCAAGGACATCTTCGGCAAGTACCTCACCCAGCGCCTCCCGCTGCACGGCGACGACGTCGCCGAGCACGGCGGTGACAGGGGCACGACGGTCCAGAGCATGATCCAGACCGCGGTGGAACAGATGTACGCCGAAAGCGAGGAAAACCGCTTCCTGGAAGTCACGTACGCCAACGGAGACAAGGAAGTCCTCTACTTCAAGGACTTCAACTCCGGCGCCATGATCGAGAACATCGTCGGCCGCGCCAAGAAGATGGCGATCAAGGACTTCCTCGAGAAGAGCCAGAAGGGTCTCCGCGTCTCCCACCTGCTCCAGGCGTGTGTGGACGAGTTCAAGGAGAACGAGGACCTGCCCAACACCACCAACCCCGACGACTGGGCCCGCATCTCCGGTAAGAAGGGTGAGCGGATTGTTTACATCCGTACCCTCATCACCGGAAAGCAGGGTGCGGACACGGGACGCTCCATCGACACGGTGGCAAACACCGGTCAGTACCTGTAA
- the dop gene encoding depupylase/deamidase Dop, whose amino-acid sequence MTVRRVMGIETEYGISVPGHPNANAMLTSSQIVNAYAAAMHRARRARWDFEEENPLRDARGFDLAREAADASQLTDEDIGLANVILTNGARLYVDHAHPEYSAPEVTNPRDAVLWDKAGERIMAEAAERAAALPGAQPIHLYKNNTDNKGASYGTHENYLMKRETPFSDIVRHLTPFFVSRQVFTGAGRVGIGQDGHEHGFQLSQRADYFEVEVGLETTLKRPIINTRDEPHADAEKHRRLHVIIGDANLSEISTYLKLGTTALVLSMIEDGFIAVDLAVDQPVRTLHQVSHDPTLKRLVTLRSGRTLTAVQLQMEYYELSRKYIEERYGADADDQTKDVLARWEDTLNRLENDPMSLAGELDWVAKRELMEGYRRRDDLDWDAARLHLVDLQYADVRPDKGLYNRLVARGRMKRLLDEKEIERARTKPPEDTRAYFRGRCLEQYADDVAAASWDSVIFDLPGRDSLQRVPTLEPLRGTRNHVKELLDRCRTAEDLVRVLSGN is encoded by the coding sequence ATGACTGTACGGCGAGTAATGGGCATCGAGACGGAGTACGGGATCTCCGTCCCCGGCCATCCCAACGCCAATGCCATGCTCACCTCGTCCCAGATCGTGAACGCCTACGCGGCGGCGATGCACCGGGCCCGCCGGGCCCGCTGGGACTTCGAGGAGGAGAACCCGCTGCGCGACGCGCGAGGCTTCGACCTCGCACGTGAGGCCGCCGACGCCAGCCAGCTCACCGACGAGGACATCGGCCTCGCCAATGTCATCCTCACCAACGGCGCGCGACTCTACGTCGACCACGCGCACCCCGAATACAGCGCTCCGGAGGTCACCAACCCCCGCGACGCCGTCCTCTGGGACAAGGCCGGGGAACGCATCATGGCCGAGGCCGCGGAGCGGGCGGCGGCGCTCCCCGGCGCCCAGCCCATCCACCTGTACAAGAACAACACCGACAACAAGGGCGCCTCCTACGGCACCCACGAGAACTACCTGATGAAGCGGGAGACCCCGTTCTCGGACATCGTCCGCCACCTCACGCCGTTCTTCGTCTCCCGCCAGGTCTTCACCGGCGCGGGCCGCGTCGGCATCGGCCAGGACGGCCACGAGCACGGCTTCCAGCTCAGCCAGCGCGCGGACTACTTCGAGGTCGAGGTCGGCCTCGAGACCACGCTGAAGCGTCCCATCATCAACACCCGCGACGAACCGCACGCCGACGCCGAGAAACACCGCCGGCTCCACGTGATCATCGGTGACGCGAACCTGTCCGAGATCTCCACCTACCTGAAGCTCGGCACGACCGCGCTCGTCCTGTCGATGATCGAGGACGGCTTCATCGCCGTGGACCTCGCGGTCGACCAGCCCGTACGGACGCTGCACCAGGTCTCGCACGACCCGACGCTGAAACGGCTCGTCACCCTCCGCAGCGGCCGCACCCTCACCGCCGTCCAGCTCCAGATGGAGTACTACGAGCTCTCCCGCAAATACATCGAGGAGCGGTACGGGGCCGACGCCGACGACCAGACCAAGGACGTCCTGGCCCGCTGGGAGGACACCCTCAACCGCCTGGAGAACGACCCCATGAGCCTGGCCGGCGAGCTGGACTGGGTCGCCAAGCGGGAACTCATGGAGGGCTACCGGCGCAGGGACGACCTGGACTGGGACGCCGCCCGACTGCACCTCGTCGACCTCCAGTACGCCGATGTGCGCCCCGACAAGGGGCTCTACAACCGTCTGGTCGCCCGCGGCCGCATGAAGCGGCTGCTGGACGAGAAGGAGATCGAGCGGGCCCGGACGAAGCCGCCGGAGGACACCCGCGCCTACTTCCGCGGCCGCTGCCTGGAGCAGTACGCGGACGATGTGGCGGCGGCCTCCTGGGACTCGGTGATCTTCGATCTGCCGGGCCGGGACTCGCTCCAACGCGTCCCAACCCTGGAACCGCTTCGCGGAACGCGTAATCACGTCAAGGAGCTCCTGGACCGCTGCCGCACGGCAGAAGACCTGGTCAGGGTGTTGTCCGGGAACTGA
- a CDS encoding ubiquitin-like protein Pup, with protein sequence MATKDTGGGQQKATRSTEEVEEQTQDAQASEDLKERQEKLNDDVDSVLDEIDDVLEENAEDFVRSFVQKGGQ encoded by the coding sequence ATGGCAACGAAGGACACCGGCGGCGGGCAGCAGAAGGCCACACGCTCCACGGAGGAGGTCGAGGAGCAGACGCAGGACGCGCAGGCTTCCGAGGACCTCAAGGAGCGCCAGGAGAAACTGAACGACGACGTGGACTCCGTACTCGACGAGATCGACGACGTCCTCGAGGAGAATGCCGAGGACTTCGTGCGGTCCTTCGTCCAGAAGGGCGGCCAGTAG
- the prcB gene encoding proteasome subunit beta has protein sequence MEANTPSTGRLPAAFLTPGSSSFMDFLSDHQPEMLPGKRQLPPVQGVLEAPHGTTIVAVGFPGGVVLAGDRRATMGNVIAQRDIEKVFPADEYSAVGIAGTAGLAVEMVKLFQLELEHFEKVEGTQLSLEGKANRLSTMIRSNLAMAMQGLAVVPLFAGYDTDREKGRIFSYDVTGGRSEEQGYAATGSGSVFARSAMKKLFRDDLSETEATTLVVQALYDAADDDSATGGPDVARRIYPIVTVITEDGYRRLSEDEASGIARSVLERRLEQPDGPRASLL, from the coding sequence GTGGAAGCCAACACTCCTAGCACCGGGCGGCTGCCGGCCGCTTTCCTGACGCCAGGGTCTTCCTCCTTCATGGACTTCCTCTCCGATCATCAGCCCGAGATGCTGCCGGGGAAGCGGCAGCTGCCGCCCGTTCAGGGCGTGCTCGAGGCGCCGCACGGCACGACGATCGTGGCTGTGGGCTTTCCCGGGGGTGTCGTGCTCGCGGGTGACCGCCGGGCCACCATGGGCAACGTCATCGCGCAGCGGGACATCGAGAAGGTGTTCCCGGCGGACGAGTACTCGGCGGTGGGCATCGCCGGGACGGCGGGGCTCGCCGTGGAGATGGTGAAGCTGTTCCAGCTGGAGCTGGAGCACTTCGAGAAGGTCGAGGGGACGCAGCTGTCCCTGGAGGGCAAGGCGAACCGGCTGTCGACCATGATCCGGTCCAACCTCGCGATGGCGATGCAGGGCCTGGCCGTGGTCCCGCTGTTCGCGGGGTACGACACGGACCGGGAGAAGGGGCGGATCTTCTCCTACGACGTCACGGGCGGGCGCTCGGAGGAGCAGGGGTACGCCGCCACCGGTTCCGGGTCCGTCTTCGCGCGCAGCGCCATGAAGAAGCTCTTCCGGGACGACCTGAGCGAGACCGAGGCGACCACACTGGTCGTGCAGGCCCTGTACGACGCGGCGGACGACGACTCGGCGACCGGCGGTCCCGATGTCGCCCGGCGGATCTACCCGATCGTCACGGTGATCACCGAGGACGGCTACCGCAGGCTCTCCGAGGACGAGGCGTCCGGGATCGCCCGGTCCGTGCTGGAGCGGCGGCTGGAGCAGCCGGACGGCCCGCGGGCCTCGCTGCTGTAG
- the prcA gene encoding proteasome subunit alpha: MSTPFYVSPQQAMADRAEYARKGIARGRSLVVLQYADGIVFVGENPSRALHKFSEIYDRIGFAAAGKYNEYENLRIGGVRYADLRGYTYDRDDVTARGLANVYAQTLGTIFSSAAEKPYEVELVVAEVGETPEGDQIYRLPHDGSIVDEHGSVAVGGNAEQISGYLDQRHRDGMTLAEALELAVQSLSRDTNGGEREIPAERLEVAVLDRTRPQQRKFRRITGRQLARLLEAGGAETASEAEADADTETGAESEE, from the coding sequence GTGTCGACGCCGTTCTATGTCTCACCCCAGCAGGCGATGGCCGACCGGGCGGAGTACGCCCGCAAGGGGATCGCCCGTGGCCGCAGCCTGGTCGTGCTGCAGTACGCCGACGGCATCGTGTTCGTCGGTGAGAACCCGTCCCGTGCGCTGCACAAGTTCAGCGAGATCTACGACCGGATCGGCTTCGCCGCCGCCGGCAAGTACAACGAGTACGAGAACCTGCGGATCGGCGGTGTGCGCTACGCCGATCTGCGGGGTTACACCTATGACCGTGACGACGTGACCGCCCGGGGCCTGGCGAACGTGTACGCGCAGACGCTGGGGACGATCTTCTCGAGTGCGGCGGAGAAGCCGTACGAGGTGGAGCTGGTGGTGGCCGAGGTCGGGGAGACCCCGGAGGGCGACCAGATCTACCGGTTGCCGCACGACGGTTCCATCGTGGACGAGCACGGCTCGGTCGCGGTGGGGGGCAACGCGGAGCAGATCAGCGGGTACCTGGATCAGCGCCACCGGGACGGGATGACGCTGGCCGAGGCGCTGGAGCTGGCGGTGCAGTCGCTGTCGCGGGACACCAACGGCGGTGAGCGGGAGATTCCCGCGGAGCGGCTGGAGGTGGCGGTGCTGGACCGCACGCGGCCGCAGCAGCGGAAGTTCCGGCGGATCACGGGGCGGCAGCTGGCGCGGCTGCTGGAGGCCGGTGGTGCGGAGACGGCGTCCGAGGCGGAGGCCGACGCGGACACGGAGACCGGGGCCGAGAGCGAGGAGTAG
- a CDS encoding LacI family DNA-binding transcriptional regulator: protein MARAQIRPTSRDVARAAGVSQAAVSLVMGDKWRGRVSEATAQRVRDAAHRLGYRPNLAARNLRLGHTRTVLLVVPALTTEFFAGVYTGAARVAAQHGFGVVLYPSPEGIGPARNPFASAQAALDGVIASSMAADALTDIRGDQLPLVMLDSDPESNPGAATVNLDIADGIRRLTRHLVALGHRSFLHLAADVPSWTFEVRARELTTRLAATPGTTLRTARSPISIQGAVTAALAALAGPDRPTAVVCDDDQLAAGTYKAARRLGLRVPDDLSVTGFDDLALATALDPELTTVRLDAELFGERGMQALLAVLDHRAPEAGDIPVHLVLRGSTGPATAPP, encoded by the coding sequence GTGGCCCGAGCCCAGATCCGCCCCACGAGCAGGGACGTCGCCCGAGCCGCCGGCGTCTCCCAGGCCGCCGTGTCCCTCGTCATGGGCGACAAATGGCGCGGCCGCGTCTCGGAGGCCACCGCACAACGCGTACGCGACGCCGCGCACCGCCTCGGCTACCGCCCCAACCTCGCCGCCCGCAACCTACGCCTCGGACACACCCGCACCGTCCTTCTCGTCGTCCCCGCCCTCACCACCGAGTTCTTCGCCGGCGTCTACACCGGAGCCGCCCGCGTCGCGGCCCAGCACGGCTTCGGGGTGGTCCTCTACCCCTCACCCGAGGGCATCGGCCCCGCCCGCAACCCCTTCGCCTCGGCGCAGGCCGCGCTCGACGGCGTCATCGCCTCCTCCATGGCCGCCGACGCCCTGACCGACATCCGCGGCGACCAGCTCCCCCTGGTCATGCTCGACAGCGACCCCGAGAGCAACCCGGGCGCCGCCACGGTCAACCTCGACATCGCCGACGGCATCCGCCGGCTCACCCGCCATCTGGTGGCCCTGGGCCACCGCAGCTTCCTGCACCTGGCCGCCGACGTCCCCTCCTGGACCTTCGAGGTACGCGCCCGCGAACTGACCACCCGACTGGCCGCGACCCCCGGCACCACGCTCCGCACGGCCCGCTCACCCATCTCCATCCAGGGCGCCGTCACCGCCGCCCTGGCCGCCCTGGCCGGACCCGACCGCCCCACCGCCGTCGTCTGCGACGACGACCAGCTCGCGGCCGGCACCTACAAGGCGGCCCGCCGCCTGGGCCTGCGCGTCCCCGACGACCTCTCCGTCACCGGCTTCGACGACCTGGCCCTGGCCACGGCCCTCGACCCGGAACTCACCACGGTCCGCCTCGACGCGGAGCTCTTCGGCGAACGCGGCATGCAGGCCCTCCTCGCGGTCCTGGACCACCGCGCCCCCGAGGCCGGGGACATCCCCGTCCACCTGGTGCTCCGGGGATCGACCGGCCCGGCCACCGCACCCCCCTGA